In a single window of the Romeriopsis navalis LEGE 11480 genome:
- a CDS encoding acyltransferase family protein → MKKTRFTYFDSLRGIAAVIVVLVHYFAAFYPYSVFGDGDGPQHHSWEKLFFIPPFGLLLNGHFSVCLFFILSGFVLSYGYFGQSGNRVKLLVAVIKRPVRLGGLVLFGILLSAILWQSGLYFNDQVFHLGVSGPWFRDYWQGNLDVKKLLSSLTTSIFRNGYIYNPPLWTIRMELYGSIMVFAFLLLFKNVKYRLVLLTLLVVLFHNSLYQGFWLGLIIADLMKRGIIQNWSAYQSTKVGRLVMITAVILLAYLSSYPHYAEIQFVRDTIYGYLPDDKGFGGGYPMFTALITFLIVCVNHHVQTWLNQPPLLFLGQISYGVYVVHFLILGSFSSWMFLSFHQSWSHELSFSATLIFGLLAIMALGYLSTKYIDALSIKLASYIGRKALVSLNSLQARIAPAPAAVPGERLPEKIGPLK, encoded by the coding sequence TTATTTCGCAGCATTCTATCCATATTCAGTATTTGGTGATGGTGATGGGCCACAGCATCATTCCTGGGAAAAATTATTCTTTATCCCACCATTTGGATTATTACTCAATGGGCATTTTTCTGTATGCCTGTTCTTTATTCTGAGTGGATTTGTTCTAAGTTATGGATATTTTGGCCAGTCTGGTAACCGCGTAAAACTCTTAGTCGCCGTAATTAAGCGGCCAGTTAGACTAGGCGGCTTGGTCTTATTTGGAATTTTGCTAAGCGCCATTCTATGGCAGTCAGGGCTATATTTTAATGATCAAGTTTTTCATTTGGGTGTGTCAGGCCCATGGTTTCGAGATTATTGGCAAGGTAACCTTGATGTTAAAAAGCTCTTATCTTCGCTAACCACATCGATATTTAGGAACGGATATATCTATAATCCGCCGCTTTGGACCATTCGAATGGAATTATATGGTTCGATAATGGTGTTTGCTTTCCTATTGCTGTTTAAGAATGTTAAGTATCGGTTGGTATTACTAACCTTGCTTGTGGTGTTATTCCACAATAGTCTGTATCAGGGATTTTGGCTGGGATTAATCATTGCCGATTTAATGAAACGCGGCATCATCCAAAATTGGTCCGCTTATCAGAGTACGAAAGTCGGACGCTTAGTAATGATCACAGCGGTAATTCTGCTAGCCTATCTATCTTCCTATCCACATTATGCTGAGATTCAGTTTGTGCGGGATACGATTTACGGGTACTTGCCGGATGACAAAGGATTTGGCGGTGGCTATCCTATGTTTACAGCCTTGATCACTTTTCTCATCGTTTGTGTAAATCATCATGTCCAAACTTGGCTGAATCAGCCGCCCCTCTTATTTCTTGGTCAGATATCCTATGGCGTCTATGTTGTCCATTTTCTCATTTTGGGCTCATTTTCATCATGGATGTTTCTCTCCTTTCATCAGAGTTGGTCCCATGAGCTATCCTTTTCAGCCACCTTGATTTTTGGCCTGTTGGCCATTATGGCTCTCGGCTATCTATCCACGAAATACATTGATGCGTTGAGTATCAAACTTGCGAGCTATATTGGGCGCAAAGCACTTGTCTCGCTCAACAGTTTGCAGGCCCGAATCGCACCTGCACCCGCAGCAGTACCGGGTGAACGACTGCCAGAAAAAATTGGTCCATTGAAGTAA